GGCTCCCCTCCTGTATATGAACGTGCTACAGTGATATGAGGTCGATAAGGTCGTTCCTCGGGTTTAAAACCCAGCGGTTCGGTAGCTCGAAGTATGGACTGGTACAGCTGATCCAGTGACTCTCGCTGCCCGGTCACTCCCCTCCATAGTACACGCGGAAAATCTTCGCGTCCAAAAAAGCCTGCTTCACCCATGCCAAGCGTGAACGGGCGATGCTCAGCTGCAGCATGAACTAGAGCCTGCTCAAGTTTTGGAATAACCGAATTCGCCACATCACCCAGAAACTGAAGTGTCACGTGGTAATCTCTGAAGTCACTCCATTTGCGGAAAGACAAATTACTCAAATCCTGCTCTACCCAATGACGTAACTTCTTCTTGTGCTGGTCCGGGAGAGCTATCGCTGTAAAGAGTCTTTGCGATTCATTTTTCATCTACCTCTTCTCCTTTCTTAATGAATATCCCGTGGATATCCCAAAAAGTAGCTGTTTGGTTGGTCCCCAATCAGGGTAAAGCCACTTGTTGTTAAATATGATGACACCGCGGGCTTGTTTCTACCCATCTTATGCAAATTTTCCGACAATCTGTTATCCTTGAAGGGATGGTTCGCCAGAATATATTGGAAACTCCAAGGAATCAAACATCGAGGAGGCTATGAATCATGGGAAGCATTTTAAGTTTACATCAATTGACGGATGATCAAAAAAAACAGGTTCGTGCAGCGGCTCCAGGCTACGAGTTGATTATTGGCAAAGCCCAGGAATTGGAGACTGAACAGATCCGTGAGGCCGAGGTTATTCTAGGCTGGTCCAAGCATATTGCCGAGGAAGCATTACATCCAGACAGCAAGCTAAAGTGGATACAAACCTGGTCGGCTGGGATTGATAAGCTCCCGCTTACCAAACTGGAAAAGCGCAACATTGCACTCACGAATACGAGTGGTGTACATGCGATTCCAATTACAGAGCAGATCTTTGGAATGCTGCTATCGCATACCCGTTATTTACAGCAAGCGGCTCTCTTGCAGCGTCAGAAAACATGGCAGCCACCGGAAGGTCAACTGACGGAATTACGTGGCAAAACGCTGTTGATTACAGGCGTTGGCGAAATTGGCCGTGAAACAGCTCGGATTGCAGAAGCCTTTGGCATGCGAGTGATCGGGGTTCGCCGTTCCGGCAAGGAAGCTCCCCATGTAGAACACATGTACACAAACGAACAACTACATGAAGCATTGGGCGTTGCGGATATTGTGGTTAATATTTTGCCATTCACTGAAGAGACCCATCACT
This window of the Paenibacillus polymyxa genome carries:
- the thpR gene encoding RNA 2',3'-cyclic phosphodiesterase, which codes for MKNESQRLFTAIALPDQHKKKLRHWVEQDLSNLSFRKWSDFRDYHVTLQFLGDVANSVIPKLEQALVHAAAEHRPFTLGMGEAGFFGREDFPRVLWRGVTGQRESLDQLYQSILRATEPLGFKPEERPYRPHITVARSYTGGEPVSASVWQSDDRSGEPWEVGEFVLYATRMGQKPMYQIIQTFPLMR
- a CDS encoding D-2-hydroxyacid dehydrogenase, which translates into the protein MGSILSLHQLTDDQKKQVRAAAPGYELIIGKAQELETEQIREAEVILGWSKHIAEEALHPDSKLKWIQTWSAGIDKLPLTKLEKRNIALTNTSGVHAIPITEQIFGMLLSHTRYLQQAALLQRQKTWQPPEGQLTELRGKTLLITGVGEIGRETARIAEAFGMRVIGVRRSGKEAPHVEHMYTNEQLHEALGVADIVVNILPFTEETHHFFDEKAFAAMRKGAFFINVGRGKTVHTDALVRSLEQKHIAFAGLDVFEEEPLPASHPLWGLEHVLITPHIAGDTNRYAERAVDIFLTNLKAYATGQKLPLNLVNYKTQY